From the Thermodesulfobacteriota bacterium genome, one window contains:
- a CDS encoding protein-glutamate O-methyltransferase CheR, with protein sequence MSFEEFLKEVGPLLGLQWRPFQRRGVKRKVERRLLELGLTHLGDYLFKVRNDPEERDRLSQILTVTISRFFRDREVFEALEKTVLPSILKNKERREMKVWSIGCASGEEPYSLSILWRERFEKHYPEVRLTVLATDIRESLLERATAGIYKKSSLKEIPSPFLTSYFTDINGSYLLDRSLRESVTFRRENILQRDPYSGMHLVFCRNVAFTYFIKPLQVAVLKKIASSLSEEGYLVIGKEESLPLTFPTLFVPVLPDRGIYQKFLPHP encoded by the coding sequence ATGTCCTTTGAAGAGTTTCTCAAAGAGGTCGGACCGCTTCTCGGACTTCAATGGCGACCTTTCCAGAGGAGAGGGGTCAAACGAAAAGTCGAGCGGAGGCTCCTCGAACTTGGTTTGACCCATTTGGGGGATTATCTCTTCAAGGTCCGAAACGATCCCGAAGAGAGGGATCGTCTCTCCCAAATCCTCACCGTCACCATTTCGAGATTTTTCAGGGACCGGGAGGTCTTTGAAGCCCTCGAAAAGACGGTGCTTCCATCGATCCTGAAGAATAAGGAACGGAGGGAAATGAAGGTCTGGTCCATCGGGTGTGCATCCGGCGAAGAGCCCTATAGCCTTTCGATTTTATGGAGAGAGAGGTTTGAGAAGCATTATCCGGAGGTTCGCCTCACCGTCTTGGCCACAGACATCCGCGAATCCCTGCTTGAGAGAGCAACGGCGGGGATCTACAAGAAGAGCAGCCTCAAGGAAATTCCCAGCCCTTTTTTGACATCCTATTTTACGGATATCAACGGCTCTTACCTGCTCGATCGAAGCCTCAGGGAATCCGTCACGTTCCGGCGGGAAAATATCCTTCAACGTGATCCCTATTCCGGGATGCACCTGGTCTTCTGCCGGAATGTGGCCTTCACCTATTTTATCAAACCCCTCCAAGTGGCCGTTTTAAAAAAGATCGCCTCCAGTCTCAGCGAGGAAGGGTATCTGGTGATCGGAAAGGAGGAATCCCTGCCCCTTACCTTTCCTACCCTCTTTGTTCCGGTTCTACCGGATAGAGGCATCTATCAGAAGTTTCTTCCACACCCGTAG